The stretch of DNA CATTATCTTGTTAAAATCAGACCATTGATGGATGGAAAATAGTCTCACCTTAACCTAATCCTATATCTACATATTTAGTTAAAATCAGACCATTGATGGATGGAAAATGCGTAGGATACCCCATTTCCAGCAACTTTTCTTTTGTTAAAATCAGACCATTGATGGATGGAAAATGTATTTTTAGTTTCGAAAGGAACTGATTATGATTGGGTTAAAATCAGACCATTGATGGATGGAAATTCTCTTTTTGAATTTCTTATATTAATCTATAAAAGAGTTAAAATCAGACCATTGATGGATGGAAATCTTTATTTTATTTAAAATAAATAGAGTATAAAAATAATTGGGTGAAAAAATGGATTTTCTGTTTAGTTTACTTCTAATATTTCTTTGTGGTTGTGGCTTATATGCGTTAGCAAACCACAATGTGAGAAAAGTGCTTGTTGAAGAAATAGATAAAGATATCGAAGAAATGCAAAAAAAAGATGATAATAAATAAGAAAGTCGATTTTATGAAAACATTGAGAAATAATTAAGTTAAAATCATCATACTGTTGTTGATGGAAATAAAAAATATAAATATCATAATTTAATACCAACGATTTTGCTTAAACCATCCTCCATATAAACCCCATAAAGTGTATCAGCCTTAGCTATCATTTGCTCCCTATGGGATATCACTATAAATTGAGATTCTTTTGATGCATTTTTAATCATATCTCCTATTAAAGTTGCATTTTTTGTGTCCAGTGCAGCATCAACCTCATCAAGCACATAAAATGGTGCAGGTGTTAGTTTCTGTATGGCAAATAAAAATGCCAAAGCTGTAAGTGATTTTTCTCCACCGCTCATCACATCTAAGCTTTGAAGACTTTTATTTTTAGGCGAAGCATCTATTAAAAGCCCTCCTTCAAATGGATTTTCAGGATTTTCTAAACTCAGTTTTCCAGTTCCCCCAATATTTTTATATATCTCTTCGTAATTTTTAGCAACTTTTTCATATACTTCCATAAATACCTCTTTTTTCCTTTTCTCTACCTCTTCTATTAATTGAAGGTATTTTTTCTCATCTTCTTCATATTCTTTTCTCTTATCGAATAGTTCCTTGTATCTTTCTTCAATGTATTCGTAATCTTCAATAGCCCTCATATTTATTGGTTCAAGTTTTTTTATACTATTTTCAAGTTTTATAATATATTTTTCGAGCTCTGATATTTCCATGGCACTTATTTTATTAAATATTCCATTAGATACATCCTCAATTTTTTCACATAAATAAAGTTTTTTCTCTTCTTCCTCCAATCGAGTTTCATATTTTGCCTTATCTATCAATAGCGTATTTATTTCTTTATCAATACCTTCAATCTTTTCGATAAGCTCTTTTTTGTTATTATTTAATGCTTCCATCTGCTTTTGATACATTGCCTTTTTCTCGGTGAGCTCCTTTAAATCTTTGGTGAGATCTTTATATCTATCTTTTTTATCCAGTAATATTTGCACATTTTTTTCAATGTTATTTTTGTAAAATTCTATATTTTTTTGGAACATTCCTATTTTTTCATTTAATTCTTTTATTTTTTCACTGGTTTCCGCCATTTTAGGAATAAGAACTTCTTTTATAAGAACGGCATTTCGTTTTGTGTCATTTTCCAATTCATCGCTCTTTCTGATAAGTGATTCTATCTCTGCCTCCACCTCCCTAATCCTTTTTATAAGTGTGGAATCCTCGTATGATTTTAATTCCTTTAATACCCTTTCTCTTGTGGATATTGTTTCATCGATTTTATCTTCAAGATTTTTTATTTTATATTCTAATTCCTCTTTTGAATCATTCAATTCTTCCAGTTCATCCATAAGTTTTTTATTTGCAAGCTCAATTTCTTTTATTTTTTTATTATTATTTTTAATAATATCTATTTTTCTGTTTTCATTTTCTTTTATAAGTTGTAATTTATTTTTTAGTTCCATTTTTTTAGCTGAATATAGATTTATATTTTTAGTAATTTCATCAATTTTGTTATTTATTCCATCAGCACCATTTAATTTATTTTCTATTTCTTTTAACTCATTTGCAAGTTTTTCAAGTTTCGAAGTGTCTATTTCAACCTTTATATTTGAAGACCGCCTTATACTTCCTCCCACCATAGCACCAGAAGCCTCCATAACATCCCCTTCAAGAGATACAAACCTAACTTTATACTTTTTTGAAAGATTCTTGGCAGTTTCCAAATCCTTTACAACAATGGTATTTCCAAATACATAATTGAATATATTTCTATATTCCTCATTAAATTCCACTAAATCAACAGCCCTTCCAATTACGCCGTTTTCGTTTATATGTTTAGGTTCATATCCCTTTATTCTATCCATAGGTAAAAATGTAGCCCTTCCAAGCTTATTTCTTTTTAGATATTCTATCGCCCGAGCTCCGTCATCCATCCTCTTAACTACAATATGGTTTAATCGCCCCCCTCCTGCAATTTCAATTGCTGTTTTATACTCATTTTTTGTTTTTCCCAAATTTCCAACGATATCCACAACACCGGGAAGCTTAGCATCCAATATACTTTTTATGGTGCTATTTACATTGAAATTTTCCATCTCTTTTAATGCCTTAATTTTTGCATTTTCTTTGGCATATTCTGAGTATAATTTATCCCTTTTATTTTGGAGCTCCTTTTTCTCTCCCTCATATTTTTGCAGTTGTTTTTTTGAAAATTCCAATTCCACAACAACATCTTCAAGTTCTTTATAAAGTGTTTTTGTATCTTCGGCACATTTATTTATTAAATTAAGTTCTTCTTTTAATTTTTCAATAGTTTCATTATTTTGTTTTAAATCAAAGGATTTTTTATTTATCTCACCGACTATATTGTTTAATTCAGTTCTTAATTTATGCAGTTCCTTTTGATATTCATTTAACCGCTCAGAAAGTTTTCTCTCTTGCTGTTTTAGTATATTTATATGGGTCTCACTTCTCTCCACAGATGATTTTAAGGAGTTCCTTTCATCCTCTAAATTTTTTATAGTTTCTTTAATGGATTTTATTTCTTTTTCCTTTTCCATCGTTTCTTTTCTTATATTTTCTATTTTTAGCCGAGTTTCATTTAATTCCATTTTTTTAGCTTCTAATTGGGATTTTGAATTTTTTAAATCATCCAAACTATGGTTTAACTGCTTTTTATCATTTTCAATATTTAATTCAAGTTCTTTTATGGATTTGTGGAGCTCCATCACTTCTTCATTTCCTTTCTCATTTAATTCATTTATGATATTTTCAAGTTTATTTTTTAAATTAATTATCTCGTCGTTTATATTGTAAATATTACTCTGAAATTTTTCCTTTAATTCTTTCAAGGCATTAATATTTTTTTCGGTATCTTCCATCACTACTTTTAGGAGCTCTACCTTTTTTGAAGTGAGTATATATTTTGTGGTTTTTAATTCTTCATTTAGTTTTAGATACTGTTCTGCATCATTCTTTTCTTTTTTAAGTTTTTCAAGATTTGCTCTTACTTCGTTTATTCTTATATCTATTTTTTCGATATATTCCCTGGCTTTTTCCAGCTCTCGTTGTGATTTTTCTTTTTTCTCATCATATTCTGAAATTCCGCATATTTCATCGATTAACTTCCTTCTTTCCTTTGGAGACATCTCAATTAATCTTATAAGGTCTCCTTGAAGTATAATATTTAATCCCTCTCCACTTAATGAAATTCTATTGAATATATCTATTATTTGGGATTTTTTCATTTTCTTTCGTTTTTCTATTCCTTTTTCATTTTCTTTCTCTTTTTTCTCGTACCATATCATATAATAATTATTATCCCCCTTTAATTTTACCTTTCTAGATATACCTATCTTGTCAGAATCTATGGGAATTTTTCTGTCTTTATTATCAAAAAATAATATCACTTCGGCATAATCCGCTCTTTTATTCTTGTGGTATGTGATTAATTCATTAAATTTTCCAGCCCTTAATGATTTTGCGGAGGTTTTTCCAAGAACAAAACATATACCGTCTATAATATTTGATTTTCCTGAACCATTTGGACCAAGTATGGCAGTGAATCCAGATGGTATTTTTAATTTGGCGTTTTTAAATGATTTGAAATTTTTTAAATGAATCTCGGATAAATGCACCATGTTTTTCACCAATTAGTATAAAGTTATATAATTAAATAAATTTATTATTATTTAAATTTTTATATAATAAACCATTAATATCCATTTTTAATTTTTAATATCTATTTTAAAATGTTTAAAAAAATAATAAAATAAAATATATAAATATAAAAATGTTTAAAATATTTATTATAATACCGCCCTATTATAAATGAATAATCGAAAATATTATATAGTATAACATAGTTTTTCATTAAATAAATTTAATTTTTTATGGAATACCTTTATAATAGAACTCTATTATAGAATTATAGTTAGAGCCCTATTATGAGCTCCTATTATTATACCACATTTAAATTATTATTTATTATAATAATTATCACTTTGATTTATTATTATTGCATGTTGTTATTTTTAAATTAAAATAAAAGAATGTGATAGCATGAGAACAAATATCATACACGAAGGAGCAACAGAGCTCACCTATGAGATAAGGGAGATTGTCGAAATTGCAAAAAAAGTAGAAGGTTATGGACTAAATATCACATGGGAAAACATAGGAGACCCAATTATAAAGGGAGAAAAAGTCCCTAACTGGATAAAAGAAATAATTGCAGAAACAGTTATGAAGGACGATTCATACATATACTGCCCAACAAAGGGACTTTTAGAAACAAGGGAATTTCTTGCAGAAGAGAACAACAAAAAAAACGGAGCTCAGATAACAGCAGATGATATAATATTTTTCAATGGGCTTGGGGATGCAATAACAAAAATATACGGGTTATTAAAAAAGGAATCAAGGGTAATTGGACCTTCACCAGCATATCCAACTCACTCATCAGCAGAGGGATTGCACGCAAGATGTAATCCCCTTATGTATAAGATGGATGAAAATGACAATTGGCATCCTGATATGGATGATTTAAGAAATAGGGTAAAATATAATCCCGAAGTGTCTGGAATACTTGTGATAAATCCTGGAAATCCAACTGGTGCAGTTTATTCAAAAAAGGTATTGGATGAGATTGTAGATATTGCAAATGAATATGATTTATTTATATTATGCGATGAAATATACCACAATTTAGTTTATAACGGCAAAAAACATACCTATTTATCGGAAGTTATAGATGATATATGCGGAATATCATTAAAAGGTATATCAAAGGAGCTCCCTTGGCCTGGTGCAAGATGTGGATGGATGGAAACCTATAATGCAGACAAAGACCCAGTATTTAAAAAATATGTCGAGGGCATCTGTAAATTTAAGATGATTGAGGTATGCTCCACAACACTACCCCAAAAAGTCATACCTGAAATTATGAGCAATCCAAAATTCTACAAATATTTGGACGAAAGGAGAAATTACTATGAAAGAGCTTCAAATTTTGCATACAACAAATTAAAACCTATTGATGGGCTCATAGTAAATAAAACAAACGGTGCTTTCTATATGGGAGTAGTATTTGACGAAGAATATTTAAACAATAATCAAAAATTAAAAATAGAAAACCCTGAGCTCAGAAAATATGTCGATGAAATATCAAATGGAAAACCTCATGATATGAAATTTGTTTATAATTTACTTGCATCATCTGGTTTATGTATTGTTCCGATGTCATCCTTTAACTCTGAATTAAACGGATTCAGAACAACACTTCTTGAAAGGGATGAAAATAAATTAAAATGGACTTATGAAATCCTTGCAGAGAAAATAGAAGAATATTTAAATAGCAGTAATTAAATAATTAAAATAATTTTAAAATAGTTTTAAAGTTTTTTTATTTTCCATATTATTATTTTATAAATATTTATAATTTACATATAAATAAATTTTACATTCATTTTTTAATTTCAATTTTACCAATTACCTAATATACATGATACCAATATGAATAATAAATTAATAATAATAAAATAAAAAAAAGTAAGGGAGAAAATATGAACTGGGATGAGCTCGGATTGAAAATAGCAAAAGAGATTGAAAAAGAAGTAATGCCATATTTCGGCAAAAAAGAAGGGGCTAAAATTATTGGATATTCTCCAAGTGGGGATACCACTGAATTAATAGATAGAATGAGTGAAGATATTGTTTTAAAACATTTAAAACCATTAAACATCAATATAGTAAGTGAGGAAATAGGAACTATAAATAACAATAGTGAATGGACTGCTATAATTGACCCTATTGATGGCTCATTTAATTTTACAACAGGTTTTCCATGTTTTGGCTTTTGCTTTGCAATATTTAAAAATAACAAGCCATACTATGGTTTAACCTACGAGTTCCTAACAAAAAATATTTATGAAGCTTATGTGGGGAAGGGAGCATTTTTAAATGGGGAAAAAATTAAAGTAAAGAAATATATCGAAAAAGAAGCAGTGATAAGTTATTATTCAAATAAAAATCTAAATTTAATTGGAAAGGTTAGGCGTGCAAGGATTATGGGAGCGTTTGGCGTTGAGATGGCATATGTTGCAAAGGGAGCTCTGGATGCTGTATTTGATATTAGACCCTATGTCAGAACAACCGATTTTGCATCTTCCTATATTATATGTAAGGAAGCAGGAGCTATAATTACCGATGAGAAGGGACATGAATTTAAATTTAATTTAAATACAACGGATAGGTACAATATGATTGTTGCCAATGATAAAAAATTGTTGAATATAATTTTAGAGGAGATAAAAATAAATAGATAAAAAATAATAAAAAATAATAAAAATTAAAAGGTATAATAAAAGGTATAATTATGGATATTGAAGAATTGGAGAGAAATTTATTTAAAAATATTAAAAATCTTCCAGTAGGATGCCAATACTGTATAAGAGGAGAAAAACTCGTTTTATTCATCACTGGATTATGTGGAGAAAACTGCTTTTACTGTCCAGTTTCAGAAAATAGAAAAGAAAAAGACATTATTTATGCAAATGAAAGGAAAATAAACTCAGTTGAAGAAGCCATAAATGAAGCTCACCTTTGCGGAAGTAAAGGCGTTGGTATTACGGGAGGCAATCCACTATTAAAAATAGAAAGAACCTGCGAGTATATCGGAGCTCTGAAAAATGAATTTAATTCAAACTTCCATACTCACCTATATACGACACCAACCCACTTAGACGAGGATAAATTAAAAATGCTTAAAAATGCAGGATTGGATGAAATAAGGCTACATCCTACAAAATTCTTTAATATATATGGCAAAAAGGACTTTGATAGTGAGGATTTTAAAACCTATATGGATGATTTTTTAAATAAATTAAAATTATGTATGAAGTATATAAAAGATGTAGGCGTGGAAATTCCAGTAATACCTAATATGGAAGAAGAAATTATTTATTTAGCGGAAGAATTAAACAGAATAGGTGTAAAATTCTTAAATATTAACGAGTTAGAATATTCTGAAACTAACTATAACAATTTAAAACATAGGGGATTTAAAGAAAAAAACGACTACGCTTCAGAAATTTTAGGAAGTGAAGAAACCGCTAAAAAGGTAATTGATTATTTTAAAGAAAAAAAGAAAGTAGAAACAGAAAAAGATGAAAGTAATACTATTAATAAATTTAATCTTATCATCCATTACTGCCCTTCTGCTTTAAAAGACGGCATACAAATGAAAAATCGGCTTATAAATAGAGCTAAAAACACAGCAAAGGATTACGACATAATTACCAACGAAGGACTTATATTGAGGGGAATAATATCTTTTAATGATTTAGAGAATATTAAGGATATAATCGATATATTAGATTATAACGAGCTCCCCTATGAAGTGGTAAATAACAATATATATTTAAATCCTTATGTTTTGGAAGATTTAATTGATGAATTAAAAAATATGGATTATAATATAAATTTCAGTGCCTATATTTCCGAGAGATATCCAACAAGCGATGGACTGGAAGTAGAAAGAACGCCGTTAATTGTTAAAAAAAGAAGTTTAAAAAGCATAAGAAGAAGAAAAAATAAAAAAATAAAAATAGAAGGAAAAATAAATTTAAAATAATTTAAATATATTTAAAATTTTTAATAATCCACCTTTATTCCTAAAATATTTCTCTCACCCTTCAATATATCCTCGGCTATCAGAGCTCCCCCAAGAGCTCCACTTTCACCATCTAAAACATATATATTCCCATCTAGATATTCCTTTAATTTTTCTGGAACTCCATATTCTTTCGTAGTAGCAACAGAACCAGCTAAAATTATGTTTTTATCTTTATTTAAGAACATTAAGGAATTTATTTCCATTGCTACACTTAAAATAAGAGAATCTATTGCAAGACGGCATCTTTCATCAGTTTTATAGTTTTTTAAAATTTCTTTCTTTGTATCTTCAACACCTTTATATTTATCTTTAACTATTTTTATGGCTCCAGCAGTTGAAAATGCTTCATTTGCCGTAATTTTATGACTATCAATGTCTCTTATCATTTTTAGGTCTATTGGACCGTGTAATATGCCTATGGCACCAATACAGGCGTCAAATCCTCCAAAAATCTTTTTATCCTTTATTAATAGGCTCACAGTATTTGAAGAAATATCCGATAATATAAAATCATTAAATCCAAATGTTTTATATGCAGTATAAGATATGGATATTTTTTCGGGTGATGCCACATGAGAGTATAGAGCTCTGAATCTTTCATCCATACATTCCGTGTTTTTATGAAGTCCAGGTATAACTATTGCAGGAATTCCCGAGTTTTTTATCTCATCATATACCTTTGTTCCCCCGCCTATCTTTTCCCCAACTCCTTCTATGTTTATTACTCCTCTATTTTTTACCTTATCTATTGGAAGTATCTTATTTATGCCATCTCCCATTGAATAACATACTGAAATAAGGTCTATATCACTTAACATTACATAATTTTTTAATTCCTCTAAAAAAGATTTATTTTTTAATTCTGTTCGTGTCATGGTGAAAAATGTATTTTTATTATTACTATTATTACTATTGCTATTTCTTATACATACTTTTATACCCGATGTTCCATGGTCTATTCCAACTGTAATCATCTTTTACCACCGATAATAGTTAAAATCATTTAGATTTAAATTCATTCAAAAACTTAGGTATATATTCAACAGCTTTGTTTATGTCCATAGATATATAACTATCCTTTAAATATCCTCTCTTTTTCATCTCCTCAGCAACCCAGTCATTAAATCTTTTATCCTGCACAACTACAACACCGTAATCATTCTCTGTTCTTATTAACCTACCAATCATTTGAACAATTGTCCTAGACATGATATGAAATGAAGTCATTAAAAATGCCGTCCAATGAGCATTTTTACTATTTATATTTTTCTTTTTAAATCCTTCTTCAAGTAATTTCTGCTCACGATTTAATAATGGTGTTGGAACTGGAAAAGGAAGGCTGTCTATTATTACCATTGTTAAGGCATCACCAGGTATATCTACACCTTCGGCAAATCTCCCCGTTGCTAATAGTATTCCTCCGTCTCTTTCAAAGCGTTCCTTTAATTCCTTAGCCTCCTTTCCATCCATGCCAAATTCATAACAGTATATTTTATGACCCAATTTATTGCTGTTATTTATTAAATATTTATATGCACTATTTAAATCCTCAAAACTTTTAAACAATACCAAACTATTGCATTTTGCAGATTTCAATAGTTTAAATATATTTTCATTTGCCTTTTTTCTTTTTAATTCTTTTTTACTATCGTATTTCATATCCTCTCCATCACTTAGAGCTATTATCTTTTTTCTATGCTCTGAAAAAGGACTATCTAAAACAAGTGTATTGGATACCCCCATTCCAGTTTTAAGAGCATGAATCTTTAAATTTCCAATAGTGGCAGAACAATGTATTACTACGGCATCCCCGTAAAGTTTTTTTAAGTAGGACGAAACAAGGACAGGCTCACATAATAAGGAGCTCCCATTTCTGTATATTACAAAGTTGCTATTTGTAGTTTTTAAGTCTTTTATATTGTTTATAAATTCCATAAGTGGCATATCGGATATTTTTTTATTGAATATAAATTGAAATTCCAAAGGAACTAATGCCTTATTATCTATTTTAAATTTAAGGTCTTTTTTACTGAGCTCCCTATTTTCTTCAAAAGATTCTATTTTTTTCTTTATATTTGTTATCTGATAATATCCATCTAAAAGAGTTCCCAATATTGCCACATCCTCCTTTAATTTCCAAGAAGTAATATGTTCCCCGTCAAATATCAATGTGTTTTTGCAATCCTCAACATTCGCATAATTAGATACATAATTATGAATAATTTTCCAAAAATCTTCATTATATCCATCATTATAATTATTATACTTATTACCATTATTGTCATTATCATAATTATAATTATAATTTAAAATATCATCATGCTTATATTTATCATCGAGTCTTTTAAAATGCCTTCTCAAGGTATTTGGTGCAAAATAGTATGCCATAAATCTCAATCTATTAAGTGCTATCTCTGGATTTATGGATATGGTGGCAGAATTTCTTATGCTTCCTTCAAGTTTATGTGCCTCATCGCAAATTATTATGTCGGTGTTTCTTTTTGCATCGATTTCCTCTTTTATATAATAATATATGCTGTTGTT from Methanothermococcus okinawensis IH1 encodes:
- the smc gene encoding chromosome segregation protein SMC — translated: MVHLSEIHLKNFKSFKNAKLKIPSGFTAILGPNGSGKSNIIDGICFVLGKTSAKSLRAGKFNELITYHKNKRADYAEVILFFDNKDRKIPIDSDKIGISRKVKLKGDNNYYMIWYEKKEKENEKGIEKRKKMKKSQIIDIFNRISLSGEGLNIILQGDLIRLIEMSPKERRKLIDEICGISEYDEKKEKSQRELEKAREYIEKIDIRINEVRANLEKLKKEKNDAEQYLKLNEELKTTKYILTSKKVELLKVVMEDTEKNINALKELKEKFQSNIYNINDEIINLKNKLENIINELNEKGNEEVMELHKSIKELELNIENDKKQLNHSLDDLKNSKSQLEAKKMELNETRLKIENIRKETMEKEKEIKSIKETIKNLEDERNSLKSSVERSETHINILKQQERKLSERLNEYQKELHKLRTELNNIVGEINKKSFDLKQNNETIEKLKEELNLINKCAEDTKTLYKELEDVVVELEFSKKQLQKYEGEKKELQNKRDKLYSEYAKENAKIKALKEMENFNVNSTIKSILDAKLPGVVDIVGNLGKTKNEYKTAIEIAGGGRLNHIVVKRMDDGARAIEYLKRNKLGRATFLPMDRIKGYEPKHINENGVIGRAVDLVEFNEEYRNIFNYVFGNTIVVKDLETAKNLSKKYKVRFVSLEGDVMEASGAMVGGSIRRSSNIKVEIDTSKLEKLANELKEIENKLNGADGINNKIDEITKNINLYSAKKMELKNKLQLIKENENRKIDIIKNNNKKIKEIELANKKLMDELEELNDSKEELEYKIKNLEDKIDETISTRERVLKELKSYEDSTLIKRIREVEAEIESLIRKSDELENDTKRNAVLIKEVLIPKMAETSEKIKELNEKIGMFQKNIEFYKNNIEKNVQILLDKKDRYKDLTKDLKELTEKKAMYQKQMEALNNNKKELIEKIEGIDKEINTLLIDKAKYETRLEEEEKKLYLCEKIEDVSNGIFNKISAMEISELEKYIIKLENSIKKLEPINMRAIEDYEYIEERYKELFDKRKEYEEDEKKYLQLIEEVEKRKKEVFMEVYEKVAKNYEEIYKNIGGTGKLSLENPENPFEGGLLIDASPKNKSLQSLDVMSGGEKSLTALAFLFAIQKLTPAPFYVLDEVDAALDTKNATLIGDMIKNASKESQFIVISHREQMIAKADTLYGVYMEDGLSKIVGIKL
- a CDS encoding pyridoxal phosphate-dependent aminotransferase; translation: MRTNIIHEGATELTYEIREIVEIAKKVEGYGLNITWENIGDPIIKGEKVPNWIKEIIAETVMKDDSYIYCPTKGLLETREFLAEENNKKNGAQITADDIIFFNGLGDAITKIYGLLKKESRVIGPSPAYPTHSSAEGLHARCNPLMYKMDENDNWHPDMDDLRNRVKYNPEVSGILVINPGNPTGAVYSKKVLDEIVDIANEYDLFILCDEIYHNLVYNGKKHTYLSEVIDDICGISLKGISKELPWPGARCGWMETYNADKDPVFKKYVEGICKFKMIEVCSTTLPQKVIPEIMSNPKFYKYLDERRNYYERASNFAYNKLKPIDGLIVNKTNGAFYMGVVFDEEYLNNNQKLKIENPELRKYVDEISNGKPHDMKFVYNLLASSGLCIVPMSSFNSELNGFRTTLLERDENKLKWTYEILAEKIEEYLNSSN
- a CDS encoding bifunctional fructose-bisphosphatase/inositol-phosphate phosphatase, which translates into the protein MNWDELGLKIAKEIEKEVMPYFGKKEGAKIIGYSPSGDTTELIDRMSEDIVLKHLKPLNINIVSEEIGTINNNSEWTAIIDPIDGSFNFTTGFPCFGFCFAIFKNNKPYYGLTYEFLTKNIYEAYVGKGAFLNGEKIKVKKYIEKEAVISYYSNKNLNLIGKVRRARIMGAFGVEMAYVAKGALDAVFDIRPYVRTTDFASSYIICKEAGAIITDEKGHEFKFNLNTTDRYNMIVANDKKLLNIILEEIKINR
- a CDS encoding radical SAM protein, which translates into the protein MDIEELERNLFKNIKNLPVGCQYCIRGEKLVLFITGLCGENCFYCPVSENRKEKDIIYANERKINSVEEAINEAHLCGSKGVGITGGNPLLKIERTCEYIGALKNEFNSNFHTHLYTTPTHLDEDKLKMLKNAGLDEIRLHPTKFFNIYGKKDFDSEDFKTYMDDFLNKLKLCMKYIKDVGVEIPVIPNMEEEIIYLAEELNRIGVKFLNINELEYSETNYNNLKHRGFKEKNDYASEILGSEETAKKVIDYFKEKKKVETEKDESNTINKFNLIIHYCPSALKDGIQMKNRLINRAKNTAKDYDIITNEGLILRGIISFNDLENIKDIIDILDYNELPYEVVNNNIYLNPYVLEDLIDELKNMDYNINFSAYISERYPTSDGLEVERTPLIVKKRSLKSIRRRKNKKIKIEGKINLK
- a CDS encoding methanogenesis marker 12 protein produces the protein MITVGIDHGTSGIKVCIRNSNSNNSNNKNTFFTMTRTELKNKSFLEELKNYVMLSDIDLISVCYSMGDGINKILPIDKVKNRGVINIEGVGEKIGGGTKVYDEIKNSGIPAIVIPGLHKNTECMDERFRALYSHVASPEKISISYTAYKTFGFNDFILSDISSNTVSLLIKDKKIFGGFDACIGAIGILHGPIDLKMIRDIDSHKITANEAFSTAGAIKIVKDKYKGVEDTKKEILKNYKTDERCRLAIDSLILSVAMEINSLMFLNKDKNIILAGSVATTKEYGVPEKLKEYLDGNIYVLDGESGALGGALIAEDILKGERNILGIKVDY
- a CDS encoding ATP-dependent DNA helicase encodes the protein MNRGIYEFREYYKNKFPYYSIRAQQKKMMETIFNSVNNKKNLVIEAPTGVGKTLSYLIPSLYFAEKGKRIMILTETIDQQERIFEDLNSLKHNLKVSFMMGKSNFFCKSKGGKANRLYCQLNKKCPYRPNKKPYCICGTKKEPITIDGVTKYYCPFCVCDYQKSKIECLDADIVVMNNSIYYYIKEEIDAKRNTDIIICDEAHKLEGSIRNSATISINPEIALNRLRFMAYYFAPNTLRRHFKRLDDKYKHDDILNYNYNYDNDNNGNKYNNYNDGYNEDFWKIIHNYVSNYANVEDCKNTLIFDGEHITSWKLKEDVAILGTLLDGYYQITNIKKKIESFEENRELSKKDLKFKIDNKALVPLEFQFIFNKKISDMPLMEFINNIKDLKTTNSNFVIYRNGSSLLCEPVLVSSYLKKLYGDAVVIHCSATIGNLKIHALKTGMGVSNTLVLDSPFSEHRKKIIALSDGEDMKYDSKKELKRKKANENIFKLLKSAKCNSLVLFKSFEDLNSAYKYLINNSNKLGHKIYCYEFGMDGKEAKELKERFERDGGILLATGRFAEGVDIPGDALTMVIIDSLPFPVPTPLLNREQKLLEEGFKKKNINSKNAHWTAFLMTSFHIMSRTIVQMIGRLIRTENDYGVVVVQDKRFNDWVAEEMKKRGYLKDSYISMDINKAVEYIPKFLNEFKSK